ACACACACCTTTATCTGGCCTTTGTTGAACTAAATGGATGTCCTTCAGGTGCCTTTGCTTCTCAGTATCAGAGGAAGGAGGTTTTGGTAAAGTGGACACAAATCCTCTGGCTTTTGTGGGCCTCATGTAACCTTTTAACGGTTCGGATGCCTTTACCGTTTCTTCGAATTTGCTGGGGATattttttagcaatttttcaGAGGGTGgtggtgttttttctttcttaacaGTTACAGGCACTGATTCTGTTTTAATTTTAGAGACCTCTTTTACGATTTCACCTGAATGAGAAGGTTTTGGAGGACTTGCAGGTGATTCATCCAGAAGCTTTTCCCTCTCGGTCTTAGAGGGGCCTTTCTCTAGACTGGCAACCAATGACAGTTCATCCTCAGGCAAATGTGGTTCTGTTATGCTCTCTGTAGGCAATAGTAGAGAAGGCTGCTCCTTTTCTAATGGCTGACTGAGACTGGACAGATCCAAATGCCCAAGTTTCTCTTCAACAATACATTTTTCGCTACAGATTGGAGCAGCAATGGAACCTTCAAGCATTCCCGTAGTAGCTTCAAGCGATGCTTCAGGGTGAAAATCTATTAAACTTGTTGCAACGCTTTTGTTGTCAACTGCTAACAAGTTGCTTCCAGACAAATCGACAACCCAGTTTTCAGATTCCTCTAATTTAGACAAATTTTCACCATCACTTTTCTGAacttcaatattattttgttcctTTAGCTTAGAGGTCTTGCATTTGTCATCTGGGCAGGCTACGACTGCCACTTCAGTAAGGTGGGCAGTTTTACCGTGGCTCCGGATTTTATTTTCTTGGCCAAGGTTTGGTAGCTCATTCTTCGAGTCTATATTGTCTAAAGAACGAGCCACCAAAGAATATAATGTGTCAGGTTTGTCAACTGAGGTTTTCAGGTCTTTTTGGAGAGTGGATTTATCTTTAATCTCGGGTGTTACTATGTCTTTGATATTAATATCAGCTGACACTGCTGTAAGTATTGAAATATCATCATTGAGATGTTTTGGTAAATCTAAATGTTCAGATTTGTCTAGCTTACATATTTGGTCTATGTTCTGGACCTTGGGAAATGTGGTGAATATATCAGGTTTAACGTTTAAGGATTCAGCAAGCTGCGTATCATGTTCCTTTTCTTTTACGGCATGGTCAGCAACAGCCATTATTTCCTTAGAGGGAGCTACTACATCTGCTGGGGAATCTACAACATTGCTTTGTACAATCTCAGATTCAGGCTTCCTCTGGTTTCCAAGTATCTCAGGTAACACTGAACTTGTTGTCTTCTCTGCCCCGTGTGCACGCTTTAGAGAGCCTCGTTCACTTCTGCCAACACTAGAAACGGTTTCTTTAGGTTTCCTTGTTCCGCTTCCTTCAAACACAGCAGCAGGCTCAGAATATGAATGCGGCCCACTGTCCGTAGCTTCACTGGCTTTAATTTCTGCCTTCATTTTGGATTTtcctcttttgttttttatttgacgTTGAAATAGAAAGCTGTCCTCACCAAGGCATTTGTTATCTCCAGCTTCAAATGTAACAGGAGACGGTTGTTCAAGCGCAATAGTCTCCTTTTCAATGATGCCAAGTGGttcaaaaattgtttcttttGGTGCAAGACTTTGAGAAGAGGAGTTATCGACAACCAAAATGGAATCTGGTGCTGCCACATCTGCATTTAATACAGATTCTGAATAGGGGCGTAAACTTCTATTCCTTCTCTCATTTTCTCTCTTTGGCTTATCCCATTTGGCAGAGGCTGAAGGCCGAGGTATTATACCAAAGTCAGGGTCTAAGCCCTGAAGATTTACACTTGCAAAATCTGATTCTGGTAAAACCTGCACTAAACTCTGACTGCTGGATACAGATTTAACAGCCTGACCTTCAGAACTATTGGGTTGTTTAAGTTGTGTGCGGTCAGTGTTATTGTTCCTTTGGTCTTGCTCTGCCATATTGACAACAGCAGTTACAGTTTCTTGCTTAGTGTCTTCTTTGTCATCAGACTTTTCAACTGAGGGCTTATCTTTTCTGCTAGCTTGCTCCTCTTTACCTATGCGGTTAGGTTTACACCCTCCAGTCTCTGGTACGTTATGTATTGGTTTGAAATCTTCTGAAGGCCCTGAAATCCAGTTATCATTCAGTCTTCCATCTGCCTTTTTTGTCTTATCACAAAGTAAGTTGGCAGCTTCCAGCTGCGATTTTGCCATATCTGCTTCTAGAATAGGATCTTCAGGCAAGTTTGCAGAGGGACAGGTAGTTGTTTTTGTATCTGTAGTAGATTTATACGTCTCTGAATGTTCAGGCTGCTGGACCTCTTTAAGGACATGTTTTAAATAGGGGCATTTAGTAAGGACTTTGTCAGTCAATGCGACATTAGCCTCCATTTGGTCTAAAGATTTTTCTGGTTCATGTAAAATGCTTCCCCAGTTGTCTAAAGGAgttttatctttcagtgctgcATCTAGAGCCATGTATTGAGATTCTGCAATTGTGTAGGGATTTTTCCCCATAATATTTTGAGGGTCCTGTTTTTCATTTGTGAAACACTGTGCAGGTAGGCTGGCCTCTACTTTCGCTTCCTTTTCTATAGCTTCTCTTGTTGATGAGCATGTTGTTGAAAACATAAGGGGGTCATGGATTTGTTCTACTTCTCTCATCAAGTGTTTTCTCCTCACAGACTTGTGTTGCCCCAGGGGTTCAGAGCCTGAGACTTGGAGCTCAGATTGAGCTCTAATATTTAAATCTAAGTCATCTTCCACAAAAAACTCAGATACTTTAGTTTGGGTGTTCTTCTTCTGTTttggttttttctttttcttcttcatcaatGCCTGAGCACTGTCAATTTCCCCACCATCTTTAAAGGTTTCTTGTCTGTTCTCCATGAGGTCGTGAGCTTTCTTATGCAAATCTTTGGCTCTAGAGACCAAGAAACCCCTGCTTTCAGCACTCTGCCTACCTAAGTGTGGTTCTGCAAGGACACCTGAAACAGGAACCACTGTAGATTTTGTTCTGCCAAATCTGCGGTCACTTGTTTTGTAACCTCGCTTTAAGGATGCTGTAGGTATAACAGgaacaaatatttgctttcatgaCCCATATATATACAGCACGATTACTATAGTTAGGCTAAAAGAAGGACATTAACcagcacaaaataaatgtttctaaacaTTGCTATAGAAATACAGTTTTGTGGCTTTTACTGCTTTGAGCAACACAGAAAAAATGTGGGTCCATTAGCAGTAACACCCTGGATAagatttcttttaatatttaaccCAGTATCATCATCATTAAGTATCATCACAAATCCAAGTTCAGCAGTATACATTTTAGAAAAGAATGACCTTAAGGCTGTATATATACTGCTTAAAGCTCAACTGTAATGGCTGTTAGACCAAATGGGTAGTTAATTTACAGAACGGCCTGCAGAGAGAATAGATAGGCTTAGACCTGCCGAACAGGCAAATCAAAAATgcaattgtatatatttattggatGCTACTTATCCAAACCATTTCTTCTTTCACTGAATCCAAGATTAATTTTCCTAAAAGCTAAAAGTTTGCTTTGAAGACTTTAAGAGAATGCTCTAGATTCCTACTGACAGAAGGAGCCTAAACATACAATAGCTTAGCCACAGAAAATACTTCAGTCAGCAACGAGTCTATTTAAAGTACGAGCAACAAAAACAGTACCTAAAAATTGTAAATGATACCAGCTACGATGGTAAGACCAAATGTATGAATATATTGGAACTGCCTTAAATTTCCCAAGCAGGTAAGGctcattaattaataataaaggcTTTAAATTACCTTGAATATCTTGGGGAAATTCGACATGAGACACTGCTTTATGCTCATCGTCTTTCTCAGGTGCAGTTTCTGCAACAGATGATGGTTCTTCCACTGGACTTCCTGCAGAGGGTTTTTGCTCTAAAGGTGCCTCTTCAAAATCAAGCTCTGCTTGTTGGGCTGGGATATCTTCAGGAACATGTAAGGTTTCTATTCTGTTTTCATCCAAAATATCAGTTTTTGGAGTTGACAAAACCCTGGCTTCGTGTGTGGGGGAAATCAAAACAGGTGGGGCCAAAACCTCAGCTTCAGGTGTGTCAGGGGCCAAAACCTCAGCTTCAGGTGTGTCAGGGGCCAAAACCTCAGCTTCAGGTGTGCCAGGGGCCAAAACCTCAGCTTTAGGTGTGCCAGGGGCCAAAACCTCAGCTTCGGGTGTGTCAGGGGTCAAAACCTCAGCTTCGGGTGTGTCAGGGGTCAAAACCTCAGCTTCAGGTGTGGCAGGGGACAACAACTCAGATTCAGGTGTGGCTAGGGCCAACAACTCCGCTTCAGGTGTGGCAGGGGCCAACAACTCAGCTTCAGGTGTGGCAGGGACCAACAACTCAGCTTCAGGTGTGGCAGGGGCCAACAACTCAGCTTCAGGTGTGGCAGGGACCAACAACTCAGCTTCAGGTGTGGCAGGGGCCAACAACTCAGCTTCAGGTGTGGCAGGGGCCAACAACTCAGCTTCAGGTGTGGCAGGGGCCAACAACTCAGCTTCAGGTGTGGCTAGGGCCAACAACTCAGCTTCAGTTTTTAGAGGCGACCAATCCTGTTCTTCAGTTTTGGGAGTGGACAAATAATCGTCAGCTTTGCTAGACAAAAAATCTTCACATGGAAGTTGTGGCTGGTAGTTTTGGTGTTCCTCCTCTAGAATTAGCTCTTGCTCAGAAGGGGTTTCAACAGCTTGGGGAATCAAGGTATCAGATTTGCATTCTTCTAAAACGAGGTCTAGTTTTTCTAATGGGATTTCGCCAGTTTGATGTTCTGCTTCCTCTAATTCTAGAAGCTCTTCATTATTAGTAGATCCTTCTCTATCCCTTTCTTCAATGACCGGTTTGTTTACTGTGT
This is a stretch of genomic DNA from Xenopus laevis strain J_2021 chromosome 6S, Xenopus_laevis_v10.1, whole genome shotgun sequence. It encodes these proteins:
- the map4.S gene encoding uncharacterized protein map4.S isoform X1, which codes for MADLGHNFSLQDALTDGPAETEPEVKQDFITSLENEKFEDEVGETCDKSNYVPLLDDDDIKEPKNKLEHSAAPHESIMENGEHNLGENEVTDPFRSNHNENVLLDLPPFDTTNRPALLEHFEAEGTVSELNPFEEGWLTDSNSKTEGTDTPSEDISEITTGHTPSDCSIRVPLPLTQSDNMAGIWQPTAEEQLALSPHHPAEPYRSPEEATLLLPEGQASFDTYLHEGSREFKFQDQEKPEYEGAAELISCISFDAPLDPCAEPLRGNESLHESEEHAKESLIVEPAYSTVNEDSPEYLSVDAPNAQLVEQVDKAALLPAEGQLNEEVGQPAIAEDTVNKPVIEERDREGSTNNEELLELEEAEHQTGEIPLEKLDLVLEECKSDTLIPQAVETPSEQELILEEEHQNYQPQLPCEDFLSSKADDYLSTPKTEEQDWSPLKTEAELLALATPEAELLAPATPEAELLAPATPEAELLAPATPEAELLVPATPEAELLAPATPEAELLVPATPEAELLAPATPEAELLALATPESELLSPATPEAEVLTPDTPEAEVLTPDTPEAEVLAPGTPKAEVLAPGTPEAEVLAPDTPEAEVLAPDTPEAEVLAPPVLISPTHEARVLSTPKTDILDENRIETLHVPEDIPAQQAELDFEEAPLEQKPSAGSPVEEPSSVAETAPEKDDEHKAVSHVEFPQDIQASLKRGYKTSDRRFGRTKSTVVPVSGVLAEPHLGRQSAESRGFLVSRAKDLHKKAHDLMENRQETFKDGGEIDSAQALMKKKKKKPKQKKNTQTKVSEFFVEDDLDLNIRAQSELQVSGSEPLGQHKSVRRKHLMREVEQIHDPLMFSTTCSSTREAIEKEAKVEASLPAQCFTNEKQDPQNIMGKNPYTIAESQYMALDAALKDKTPLDNWGSILHEPEKSLDQMEANVALTDKVLTKCPYLKHVLKEVQQPEHSETYKSTTDTKTTTCPSANLPEDPILEADMAKSQLEAANLLCDKTKKADGRLNDNWISGPSEDFKPIHNVPETGGCKPNRIGKEEQASRKDKPSVEKSDDKEDTKQETVTAVVNMAEQDQRNNNTDRTQLKQPNSSEGQAVKSVSSSQSLVQVLPESDFASVNLQGLDPDFGIIPRPSASAKWDKPKRENERRNRSLRPYSESVLNADVAAPDSILVVDNSSSQSLAPKETIFEPLGIIEKETIALEQPSPVTFEAGDNKCLGEDSFLFQRQIKNKRGKSKMKAEIKASEATDSGPHSYSEPAAVFEGSGTRKPKETVSSVGRSERGSLKRAHGAEKTTSSVLPEILGNQRKPESEIVQSNVVDSPADVVAPSKEIMAVADHAVKEKEHDTQLAESLNVKPDIFTTFPKVQNIDQICKLDKSEHLDLPKHLNDDISILTAVSADINIKDIVTPEIKDKSTLQKDLKTSVDKPDTLYSLVARSLDNIDSKNELPNLGQENKIRSHGKTAHLTEVAVVACPDDKCKTSKLKEQNNIEVQKSDGENLSKLEESENWVVDLSGSNLLAVDNKSVATSLIDFHPEASLEATTGMLEGSIAAPICSEKCIVEEKLGHLDLSSLSQPLEKEQPSLLLPTESITEPHLPEDELSLVASLEKGPSKTEREKLLDESPASPPKPSHSGEIVKEVSKIKTESVPVTVKKEKTPPPSEKLLKNIPSKFEETVKASEPLKGYMRPTKARGFVSTLPKPPSSDTEKQRHLKDIHLVQQRPDKATPETVEPAAAATESEKTSPPSKKLPPSPERKAKTSAATPSKTPLSKSKVTGAAAAPSPKKPVSATPTQKKSASPAPASTTTPKRPLSSVSRLTSATPKDSKPKTLDLKSPVKSPDKKPAVPKQTPTSTTPRASVKASPVASKGSTTTAAAAPTTASTAPKSAVTPKRPTAPKNDVKPAEVKRIPSTKSPTEASRPKSVPADLTKANGPAAAPTRPRTTKPAVPKTTGASSTAVEAKKLPSARTAPLSKPSAAPLSKTSTAPLSKTTAAPKQPRPATVPDLKNIRSKIGSTDNIKHQPGGGKQVDKKPVPISTARKPVPPAVPKTATAAKSTDTKETAQKQSNGKVQIVSKKLNYSHVQSKCGSKDNIKHVPGGGNVTNAAKPATGGTRPQASGAHKPASANVQILNKKIEMSKVSSKCGTKPSMKHKPGAAEANIGNSIKEEAAKTTQEESVKVEESQNTGEQVVPSQNGDPVTPTEFPKQEAQENGVGERSPAEGDNERESFSTLIPETSV
- the map4.S gene encoding protein piccolo isoform X9 — translated: MADLGHNFSLQDALTDGPAETEPEVKQDFITSLENEKFEDEVGETCDKSNYVPLLDDDDIKEPKNKLEHSAAPHESIMENGEHNLGENEVTDPFRSNHNENVLLDLPPFDTTNRPALLEHFEAEGTVSELNPFEEGWLTDSNSKTEGTDTPSEDISEITTGHTPSDCSIRVPLPLTQSDNMAGIWQPTAEEQLALSPHHPAEPYRSPEEATLLLPEGQASFDTYLHEGSREFKFQDQEKPEYEGAAELISCISFDAPLDPCAEPLRGNESLHESEEHAKESLIVEPAYSTVNEDSPEYLSVDAPNAQLVEQVDKAALLPAEGQLNEEVGQPAIAEDTVNKPVIEERDREGSTNNEELLELEEAEHQTGEIPLEKLDLVLEECKSDTLIPQAVETPSEQELILEEEHQNYQPQLPCEDFLSSKADDYLSTPKTEEQDWSPLKTEAELLALATPEAELLAPATPEAELLAPATPEAELLAPATPEAELLVPATPEAELLAPATPEAELLVPATPEAELLAPATPEAELLALATPESELLSPATPEAEVLTPDTPEAEVLTPDTPEAEVLAPGTPKAEVLAPGTPEAEVLAPDTPEAEVLAPDTPEAEVLAPPVLISPTHEARVLSTPKTDILDENRIETLHVPEDIPAQQAELDFEEAPLEQKPSAGSPVEEPSSVAETAPEKDDEHKAVSHVEFPQDIQASLKRGYKTSDRRFGRTKSTVVPVSGVLAEPHLGRQSAESRGFLVSRAKDLHKKAHDLMENRQETFKDGGEIDSAQALMKKKKKKPKQKKNTQTKVSEFFVEDDLDLNIRAQSELQVSGSEPLGQHKSVRRKHLMREVEQIHDPLMFSTTCSSTREAIEKEAKVEASLPAQCFTNEKQDPQNIMGKNPYTIAESQYMALDAALKDKTPLDNWGSILHEPEKSLDQMEANVALTDKVLTKCPYLKHVLKEVQQPEHSETYKSTTDTKTTTCPSANLPEDPILEADMAKSQLEAANLLCDKTKKADGRLNDNWISGPSEDFKPIHNVPETGGCKPNRIGKEEQASRKDKPSVEKSDDKEDTKQETVTAVVNMAEQDQRNNNTDRTQLKQPNSSEGQAVKSVSSSQSLVQVLPESDFASVNLQGLDPDFGIIPRPSASAKWDKPKRENERRNRSLRPYSESVLNADVAAPDSILVVDNSSSQSLAPKETIFEPLGIIEKETIALEQPSPVTFEAGDNKCLGEDSFLFQRQIKNKRGKSKMKAEIKASEATDSGPHSYSEPAAVFEGSGTRKPKETVSSVGRSERGSLKRAHGAEKTTSSVLPEILGNQRKPESEIVQSNVVDSPADVVAPSKEIMAVADHAVKEKEHDTQLAESLNVKPDIFTTFPKVQNIDQICKLDKSEHLDLPKHLNDDISILTAVSADINIKDIVTPEIKDKSTLQKDLKTSVDKPDTLYSLVARSLDNIDSKNELPNLGQENKIRSHGKTAHLTEVAVVACPDDKCKTSKLKEQNNIEVQKSDGENLSKLEESENWVVDLSGSNLLAVDNKSVATSLIDFHPEASLEATTGMLEGSIAAPICSEKCIVEEKLGHLDLSSLSQPLEKEQPSLLLPTESITEPHLPEDELSLVASLEKGPSKTEREKLLDESPASPPKPSHSGEIVKEVSKIKTESVPVTVKKEKTPPPSEKLLKNIPSKFEETVKASEPLKGYMRPTKARGFVSTLPKPPSSDTEKQRHLKDIHLVQQRPDKATPETVEPAAAATESEKTSPPSKKLPPSPERKAKTSAATPSKTPLSKSKVTGAAAAPSPKKPVSATPTQKKSASPAPASTTTPKRPLSSVSRLTSATPKDSKPKTLDLKSPVKSPDKKPAVPKQTPTSTTPRASVKASPVASKGSTTTAAAAPTTASTAPKSAVTPKRPTAPKNDVKPAEVKRIPSTKSPTEASRPKSVPADLTKANGPAAAPTRPRTTKPAVPKTTGASSTAVEAKKLPSARTAPLSKPSAAPLSKTSTAPLSKTTAAPKQPRPATVPDLKNIRSKIGSTDNIKHQPGGGKVQILNKKIEMSKVSSKCGTKPSMKHKPGAAEANIGNSIKEEAAKTTQEESVKVEESQNTGEQVVPSQNGDPVTPTEFPKQEAQENGVGERSPAEGDNERESFSTLIPETSV
- the map4.S gene encoding uncharacterized protein map4.S isoform X2 — protein: MADLGHNFSLQDALTDGPAETEPEVKQDFITSLENEKFEDEVGETCDKSNYVPLLDDDDIKEPKNKLEHSAAPHESIMENGEHNLGENEVTDPFRSNHNENVLLDLPPFDTTNRPALLEHFEAEGTVSELNPFEEGWLTDSNSKTEGTDTPSEDISEITTGHTPSDCSIRVPLPLTQSDNMAGIWQPTAEEQLALSPHHPAEPYRSPEEATLLLPEGQASFDTYLHEGSREFKFQDQEKPEYEGAAELISCISFDAPLDPCAEPLRGNESLHESEEHAKESLIVEPAYSTVNEDSPEYLSVDAPNAQLVEQVDKAALLPAEGQLNEEVGQPAIAEDTVNKPVIEERDREGSTNNEELLELEEAEHQTGEIPLEKLDLVLEECKSDTLIPQAVETPSEQELILEEEHQNYQPQLPCEDFLSSKADDYLSTPKTEEQDWSPLKTEAELLALATPEAELLAPATPEAELLAPATPEAELLAPATPEAELLVPATPEAELLAPATPEAELLVPATPEAELLAPATPEAELLALATPESELLSPATPEAEVLTPDTPEAEVLTPDTPEAEVLAPGTPKAEVLAPGTPEAEVLAPDTPEAEVLAPDTPEAEVLAPPVLISPTHEARVLSTPKTDILDENRIETLHVPEDIPAQQAELDFEEAPLEQKPSAGSPVEEPSSVAETAPEKDDEHKAVSHVEFPQDIQASLKRGYKTSDRRFGRTKSTVVPVSGVLAEPHLGRQSAESRGFLVSRAKDLHKKAHDLMENRQETFKDGGEIDSAQALMKKKKKKPKQKKNTQTKVSEFFVEDDLDLNIRAQSELQVSGSEPLGQHKSVRRKHLMREVEQIHDPLMFSTTCSSTREAIEKEAKVEASLPAQCFTNEKQDPQNIMGKNPYTIAESQYMALDAALKDKTPLDNWGSILHEPEKSLDQMEANVALTDKVLTKCPYLKHVLKEVQQPEHSETYKSTTDTKTTTCPSANLPEDPILEADMAKSQLEAANLLCDKTKKADGRLNDNWISGPSEDFKPIHNVPETGGCKPNRIGKEEQASRKDKPSVEKSDDKEDTKQETVTAVVNMAEQDQRNNNTDRTQLKQPNSSEGQAVKSVSSSQSLVQVLPESDFASVNLQGLDPDFGIIPRPSASAKWDKPKRENERRNRSLRPYSESVLNADVAAPDSILVVDNSSSQSLAPKETIFEPLGIIEKETIALEQPSPVTFEAGDNKCLGEDSFLFQRQIKNKRGKSKMKAEIKASEATDSGPHSYSEPAAVFEGSGTRKPKETVSSVGRSERGSLKRAHGAEKTTSSVLPEILGNQRKPESEIVQSNVVDSPADVVAPSKEIMAVADHAVKEKEHDTQLAESLNVKPDIFTTFPKVQNIDQICKLDKSEHLDLPKHLNDDISILTAVSADINIKDIVTPEIKDKSTLQKDLKTSVDKPDTLYSLVARSLDNIDSKNELPNLGQENKIRSHGKTAHLTEVAVVACPDDKCKTSKLKEQNNIEVQKSDGENLSKLEESENWVVDLSGSNLLAVDNKSVATSLIDFHPEASLEATTGMLEGSIAAPICSEKCIVEEKLGHLDLSSLSQPLEKEQPSLLLPTESITEPHLPEDELSLVASLEKGPSKTEREKLLDESPASPPKPSHSGEIVKEVSKIKTESVPVTVKKEKTPPPSEKLLKNIPSKFEETVKASEPLKGYMRPTKARGFVSTLPKPPSSDTEKQRHLKDIHLVQQRPDKATPETVEPAAAATESEKTSPPSKKLPPSPERKAKTSAATPSKTPLSKSKVTGAAAAPSPKKPVSATPTQKKSASPAPASTTTPKRPLSSVSRLTSATPKDSKPKTLDLKSPVKSPDKKPAVPKQTPTSTTPRASVKASPVASKGSTTTAAAAPTTASTAPKSAVTPKRPTAPKNDVKPAEVKRIPSTKSPTEASRPKSVPADLTKANGPAAAPTRPRTTKPAVPKTTGASSTAVEAKKLPSARTAPLSKPSAAPLSKTSTAPLSKTTAAPKQPRPATVPDLKNIRSKIGSTDNIKHQPGGGKQVDKKPVPISTARKPVPPAVPKTATAAKSTDTKETAQKQSNGKVQIVSKKLNYSHVQSKCGSKDNIKHVPGGGNVTNAAKPATGGTRPQASGAHKPASANVQILNKKIEMSKVSSKCGTKPSMKHKPGAAEANIGNSIKEEAAKTTQEESVKVEESQNTGEQVVPSQNGDPVTPTEFPKQEAQENGVGERSPAEGDNERESFSTLIPETN
- the map4.S gene encoding uncharacterized protein map4.S isoform X6, translated to MADLGHNFSLQDALTDGPAETEPEVKQDFITSLENEKFEDEVGETCDKSNYVPLLDDDDIKEPKNKLEHSAAPHESIMENGEHNLGENEVTDPFRSNHNENVLLDLPPFDTTNRPALLEHFEAEGTVSELNPFEEGWLTDSNSKTEGTDTPSEDISEITTGHTPSDCSIRVPLPLTQSDNMAGIWQPTAEEQLALSPHHPAEPYRSPEEATLLLPEGQASFDTYLHEGSREFKFQDQEKPEYEGAAELISCISFDAPLDPCAEPLRGNESLHESEEHAKESLIVEPAYSTVNEDSPEYLSVDAPNAQLVEQVDKAALLPAEGQLNEEVGQPAIAEDTVNKPVIEERDREGSTNNEELLELEEAEHQTGEIPLEKLDLVLEECKSDTLIPQAVETPSEQELILEEEHQNYQPQLPCEDFLSSKADDYLSTPKTEEQDWSPLKTEAELLALATPEAELLAPATPEAELLAPATPEAELLAPATPEAELLVPATPEAELLAPATPEAELLVPATPEAELLAPATPEAELLALATPESELLSPATPEAEVLTPDTPEAEVLTPDTPEAEVLAPGTPKAEVLAPGTPEAEVLAPDTPEAEVLAPDTPEAEVLAPPVLISPTHEARVLSTPKTDILDENRIETLHVPEDIPAQQAELDFEEAPLEQKPSAGSPVEEPSSVAETAPEKDDEHKAVSHVEFPQDIQASLKRGYKTSDRRFGRTKSTVVPVSGVLAEPHLGRQSAESRGFLVSRAKDLHKKAHDLMENRQETFKDGGEIDSAQALMKKKKKKPKQKKNTQTKVSEFFVEDDLDLNIRAQSELQVSGSEPLGQHKSVRRKHLMREVEQIHDPLMFSTTCSSTREAIEKEAKVEASLPAQCFTNEKQDPQNIMGKNPYTIAESQYMALDAALKDKTPLDNWGSILHEPEKSLDQMEANVALTDKVLTKCPYLKHVLKEVQQPEHSETYKSTTDTKTTTCPSANLPEDPILEADMAKSQLEAANLLCDKTKKADGRLNDNWISGPSEDFKPIHNVPETGGCKPNRIGKEEQASRKDKPSVEKSDDKEDTKQETVTAVVNMAEQDQRNNNTDRTQLKQPNSSEGQAVKSVSSSQSLVQVLPESDFASVNLQGLDPDFGIIPRPSASAKWDKPKRENERRNRSLRPYSESVLNADVAAPDSILVVDNSSSQSLAPKETIFEPLGIIEKETIALEQPSPVTFEAGDNKCLGEDSFLFQRQIKNKRGKSKMKAEIKASEATDSGPHSYSEPAAVFEGSGTRKPKETVSSVGRSERGSLKRAHGAEKTTSSVLPEILGNQRKPESEIVQSNVVDSPADVVAPSKEIMAVADHAVKEKEHDTQLAESLNVKPDIFTTFPKVQNIDQICKLDKSEHLDLPKHLNDDISILTAVSADINIKDIVTPEIKDKSTLQKDLKTSVDKPDTLYSLVARSLDNIDSKNELPNLGQENKIRSHGKTAHLTEVAVVACPDDKCKTSKLKEQNNIEVQKSDGENLSKLEESENWVVDLSGSNLLAVDNKSVATSLIDFHPEASLEATTGMLEGSIAAPICSEKCIVEEKLGHLDLSSLSQPLEKEQPSLLLPTESITEPHLPEDELSLVASLEKGPSKTEREKLLDESPASPPKPSHSGEIVKEVSKIKTESVPVTVKKEKTPPPSEKLLKNIPSKFEETVKASEPLKGYMRPTKARGFVSTLPKPPSSDTEKQRHLKDIHLVQQRPDKATPETVEPAAAATESEKTSPPSKKLPPSPERKAKTSAATPSKTPLSKSKVTGAAAAPSPKKPVSATPTQKKSASPAPASTTTPKRPLSSVSRLTSATPKDSKPKTLDLKSPVKSPDKKPAVPKQTPTSTTPRASVKASPVASKGSTTTAAAAPTTASTAPKSAVTPKRPTAPKNDVKPAEVKRIPSTKSPTEASRPKSVPADLTKANGPAAAPTRPRTTKPAVPKTTGASSTAVEAKKLPSARTAPLSKPSAAPLSKTSTAPLSKTTAAPKQPRPATVPDLKNIRSKIGSTDNIKHQPGGGKVQIVSKKLNYSHVQSKCGSKDNIKHVPGGGNVTNAAKPATGGTRPQASGAHKPASANVQILNKKIEMSKVSSKCGTKPSMKHKPGAAEANIGNSIKEEAAKTTQEESVKVEESQNTGEQVVPSQNGDPVTPTEFPKQEAQENGVGERSPAEGDNERESFSTLIPETSV